In the Pseudoliparis swirei isolate HS2019 ecotype Mariana Trench chromosome 19, NWPU_hadal_v1, whole genome shotgun sequence genome, one interval contains:
- the atoh8 gene encoding transcription factor atoh8, which translates to MKNPHPLSNTWSRTMTKEPVLISVPDTNKKFKRKSREPKRVEPERMTNYPESGSDVASEDDTQTETCNVSRLAPPQRQLTMSQEGMASTTGILSGLPEGNVAQAQSGAIDMRIGINVPAITSKLSQLPASPFSNSEISHWPTAISQPLSNRLKLGLRSTFPLSTSSSSSHSHSPNHQAFSLEPQTSALPVQRVSQTSQYHEYMEPEDESPQGSPRKRAGGSTDGPGRFPEVKAIQQTRRLLANARERTRVHTISAAFEALRKQVPCYSYGQKLSKLAILRIACNYILSLAQLAELDYSPDHSTLNFSQCVEQCTRTLQAEGRSKKRKE; encoded by the exons ATGAAGAACCCTCATCCACTGAGTAACACCTGGAGTAGAACCATGACCAAAGAGCCAGTGCTGATCTCTGTGCCAGACACAAACAAGAAGTTCAAGAGGAAGTCTCgggagccgaaaagagttgaaCCTGAGAGGATGACAAACTACCCAGAGAGCGGGTCGGATGTGGCCTCGGAAGATGACACGCAGACAGAGACATGTAATGTCAGCAGGTTGGCTCCTCCACAGAGACAGCTGACGATGTCACAGGAGGGGATGGCCAGTACTACGGGGATTCTATCCGGACTACCAGAAGGCAATGTGGCTCAAGCTCAGAGCGGTGCCATAGACATGAGAATTGGCATTAACGTGCCTGCCATCACTTCCAAACTGTCCCAGTTACCCGCCTCTCCATTCTCAAACTCTGAGATCTCCCACTGGCCCACCGCCATCTCCCAGCCTCTGTCCAACAGACTCAAACTGGGCCTCCGCTCCACTTTCCCTCTGTCGACATCATCCAGCAGCAGCCACAGCCATTCACCCAACCACCAGGCCTTCTCCCTGGAGCCCCAAACCTCAGCCCTGCCGGTCCAGAGAGTCTCCCAGACCTCCCAGTATCACGAGTATATGGAGCCCGAGGACGAGTCACCTCAG GGGTCTCCCAGGAAGCGGGCTGGAGGGAGTACTGATGGACCTGGCCGTTTCCCAGAGGTCAAAGCCATCCAGCAGACCAGGAGGCTTCTGGCCAACGCCCGAGAGAGAACCCGTGTCCACACCATCAGTGCTGCATTTGAGGCCCTGAGGAAGCAG gtGCCATGTTACTCTTATGGACAGAAGCTATCCAAGCTGGCAATATTGCGTATAGCCTGCAACTACATCCTGTCTCTGGCTCAGTTGGCAGAGCTGGACTACAGTCCCGACCACAGCACTCTGAACTTTTCTCAGTGTGTGGAGCAGTGCACCAGGACCCTGCAGGCTGAGGGCAGGAGCAAGAAGAGGAAG GAGTGA